CGTCTGGGACCTCGCCGAGCGCTTCCGCGAGGACGTGGTCGAGGACTTCATCTCCGAGTACGAGGCCGGGCGCACTCCGAACCCCTGCCTGCGCTGCAACGAGAAGATCAAGTTCGCGGCGCTGCTCGACAAGGCCCTCGCCCTCGGGTTCGACGCCGTCTGCACGGGCCACTACGCCACCGTCGTCCTGAATGACGACGGCGCGCGCGAACTCCACCGCGCCTCCGACATGGCCAAGGACCAGTCGTACGTGCTCGGCGTCCTCGACGAGAAGCAGCTCGCCCACGCCCTCTTCCCGCTCGGCGACACCCTCACCACCAAGGAAGAGATCCGCGCCGAGGCCGAGCGGCGCGGCCTCGCCGTCGCGAAGAAGCCCGACAGCCACGACATCTGCTTCATCGCCGACGGCGACACCCAGGGCTTCCTCGCGAACCGCCTGGGCAAGGCCGAGGGCGACATCGTCGACGAGAGCGGCGAGAAGGTCGGCACCCACGAGGGCGCCTTCGGTTTCACCATCGGCCAGCGCAAGGGCCTGCGGATCGGCCACCCCGCCGCCGACGGCAAGCCGCGCTACGTCCTCGACATCTCTCCGGTGAACAACACCGTCACCGTCGGCCCCGTCGAGGCCCTCGACGTCGGCGCCCTCACCGCGATCCGCCCCCGCTGGTGCGGTTCCACGGCCGCCGCCCCCGGCACGTACACCGCGCAGCTGCGCGCCCACGGCGGCGAGACCGAGGTCTTCGCCGAACTCGTGGACGACGAGCTGCGCGTCTCCTTCACCGAGCCGGTCCGCGGCGTGGCCCCCGGCCAGGCGATCGTGCTGTACGACGGCACCCGCGTGGTCGGTTCCGCCACCATCGCCACGACCGAGCGGACTTCCGCCGCCGTGTGAGCCCGGCGGCCGGGGCTCAGGCCACCGTCAGGACGATCTTGCCGGTGGTGCGGCCCCGCTCGCCGATCTCGTGGGCCTTCGCGGCCTGCTCCAGCGGCAGCACCGTGTCGACCAGCGGCTTCAGCAGGCCCTGCTCGACCAGGGCGGCGATGCCCTCCAGGCCCTTGAGGTCGGGCTCCACCAGCAGCCAGGTGGCGTGCACGCCCTCGGCGTCGGCCGGGAGGCCGTCGGGGCCCGGCAGGGTCACCAGGTGCCCGCCCGGCTTGAGTACCTTCAGCGAACGCTGCCCGTGGTCCCCGCCCATCGTGTCGATCACCACGTCGATGTCGGAGACGACGTCCTCGAAGTCCGCGGTGCGGTAGTCGATCACCTCGTCGGCGCCCAGGTCGCGCAGCAGCGCGTGCTTGGCGGCGCTCGCGGTGCCGATCACGTACGCGCCGCGGGCCTTGGCGATCTGCACGGCCAGGTGGCCGACGCCGCCGGCCGCCGCGTGCACCAGGACCCGCTGACCGGCCGAGACCCCGGCCGTGTCGACCAGCGCCTGCCAGGCGGTCAGGGCCGCCAGCGGCAGCGCGGCCGCCTCCACGTGGTCCAGCGAGGCGGGCTTGCGGGCGAAGTGCCGGGCGGGAGCGGTCACGTACTCGGCGTACGCGCCGGCCTGCTGCGGGAAGCGGGGCATCCCGTACACCTCGTCGCCCACCCGGTACAGGGTCACGCCCGGTCCGACGGCCTCGACGGTGCCCGACACGTCCCAGCCGACGGCCGGCACCGGCCCCCAGGGGATCAGGCCGCCGCTCTCGCGGGTCTTCCAGTCCACCGGGTTCACGCCGGCGGCGCGGACCCGCACGAGCACCTCGCCCATGCCGGGCTCCGGGCGCTCGATCTCCCTCTCGACGAGAACCTCGGGTCCGCCCCACTGGCTGACGACGACGGCGCGCATGGATGTCTCCTTTGGTGTTGCCTCTACGGGTATCAGCCGGTTTCCCCGGCCGACACATCCAGCTTGGCGGCCGTCGCGCCCGCATGGTGCTGGCCGTACGGCCACCATGTGACAGAATCTGGCCATGCACCGAATCGCCGTACTCGCACTCGAAGGCGTCCCCCCGTTCGAGCTCGGGATCCCCTCCCGCGTCTTCGGCAACGCCCACGACGACGCCGGTGCCCCGCTCTACGAGGTGACCGTCTGCACCGCCGACGGCCTGCCCGTGACCAGCGACGCCGGCTTCACGGTCGGCGTCGCCGCCGGCCCCGAGGCGCTCGCCGCCGCCGACACCGTGGTCATCCCGCCCACCCACGCCATGGACGACCTCGCGCACGGCGCGCCCCTGTCGCCCGCGCTCGCCGCCGCCATCGCCGGGATCCGGCCCGGCACCCGACTGGTGTCGATCTGCACCGGCTCCTACGTCCTCGCCGCCGCCGGGCTGCTCGACGGCCGACCCGCCACCACGCACTGGCTGCACGCCCCCGAGTTCCAGCGGGCCTTCCCGCGGGTCCGGCTCGACGAGGAGGTGCTCTTCGTCGACGACGGAGACGTCCTCACCTCCGCCGGCGTCGCCGCGGGCGTCGACCTCTGCCTCTACCTGATCCGGCAGGACCACGGCACCGCCGTCGCCAACCGCGCCGCCCGCCTTTGCGTCGTCCCGCCCTGGCGTGACGGGGGACAGGCCCAGTACATCGACCGGCCCGTCCCCGAGCCGACCGTCGCCACCACCACCGCCACCCGCGCCTGGGCCCTGGAGCGGCTGTCCGAACCGATCGCCCTCGCCGAACTCGCCGACCACGCCCGGATGAGCCTGCGCACCTTCACCCGACGGTTCCGCGACGAGGTGGGCATGACGCCGGTGCAATGGCTCACCGTCCAGCGCCTCGAACTCGCCCGCCACCTGCTGGAATCCAGCGACCTGTCGGTCGACCTGGTCGCACACCGGGCCGGCTTCGGATCCGGCAACTCGCTGCGCCAGCACATGAGGACCGCCCTCGGCATCTCGCCGATCGCCTACCGACGCACCTTCCGCCCCGCCCTCGCGGAGGCATGACCCCCGGGGTAATCGCGCTCCCGACCGGCGCTTGCCATGATCGAACCAACGGAACGGTTCGACCCGAGGACCGGACCGGCACCGATGCACCGGACCGACACCGTGCACCGGTCCGACACGGCACAGCCGAGGAGAACACGATGACCGCGTACGCCCTGGCCCACCTGCGCCCCGCCCCGATGAACGACGAGATCCTGCGCTACATCGAGCGGATCCAGACCACCATGGACCCCTTCGGCGGCCGCTTCCTCGTCCACGACCGGCAGGTCGAGGTCAAGGAGGGCCCCTTCCCCGGGGCCGTGGTCCTGATCTCCTTCCCCGACATGGACCGCGCCCGCGCCTGGTACGACTCACCCGCCTACCAGGCGATCCTCCCGCTGCGCACCGACAACATCCCCGGCGAGACCATCCTGGTCGACGGGGTCGCACCCGACTACGACGCCGGCCTGACGGCCGCCCACTGGCGCGAGGCCCTCGGCCTCTGAGAGCGGACGGGCGCGATTCAGGGCGCGATCAGGATGCGAGCATGGCCACATGGCTACTCACCTGATCACCGGTGCCGGATCCGGCATCGGCGCCGCCGTCGCGAACCGCCTGCACGCGCGCGGCGACGACCTCGTCCTCCTGGCCCGCGACGCCGCGCGCGGCAAGCAGCTCGTCGAACGCTTCCCCGGCGCGGGCGTGCTCGTGGGCGATCTCGCGGACCCCGACCGGCTCTCGTGGGCCTTCTCCAAGCAGGCCATTCCCGAGCGGATCGACTCCCTGCTGCACATCGCGGGAATCGTCGACCTCGGACCGGTGGGCGAACTGCGTCCCAAGACCTGGCACCAGCAGCTCAACGTCAACCTGATCGCCCCCGCCGAGGTCACCCGGCTGCTGCTCCCCACCCTGCGCGCCTCGCACGCGACGATCGTCTTCGTGAACTCCGGCGCCGGACTGCAGGCCCACGCCGACTGGAGCGCGTACGCCGCCTCCAAGCACGGCCTGAAGGCCCTCGCCGACTCCCTGCGCGAGGAGGAGAGGGCCAACGGCATCCGCGTCACCTCGGTCTACCCGGGCCGCACCGCGAGCCCCATGCAGGCCAAGGTGCACTCCCAGGAGGGCAAGGAGTACGACGCCGCCGCCTGGATCGACCCCGAGTCCGTGGCGACGACCGTCGTCATGGCCGTCGACCTGCCCCGCGACGCCGAGGTCAAGGACCTGAGCGTCAGGCCCGGCCGATGAGCGCGAACGCCACCGGCGTCGGCTCGCTCCCCGGCGGCGACGCCCGCGAGGCCGCCAAGACCGTCACCGGCTCCTTCGAGGAGTTCCCCTACCTCGCCGAGCTGCCCGCGCGGGGACCGGGCGCCGACATGATCGGCCGGTCCCTCGGGCTGCTCGTCGACATGTACGCGCACGTCGAGCCCAGCGGCTGGCGGATCAGCGACCGCCCCGGCCGCGACAGCAAGCGCGCCCGCTCCTGGCTCGGCGAGGACCTCGACGCCCTGGAGGAGTTCACCCAGGGCTACACCGGCAAGCTGAAGATCCAGGCCGTCGGGCCGTGGACCCTGGCCACCGCGCTGGAACTGCACGGCGGGGAGGCGGTCCTCCAGGACGCCGGGGCCTGCCGGGACCTGGCCGGATCGCTCGCGGAGGGGCTGCGCGAGCACCTGGCCGACGTGCGCAAGCGCATCCCCGGCGCCGAGGTGGTCCTCCAGTTCGACGAGCCCTCGCTGACCTCCGTCCTCCTGGGCCGGGTGCGTTCCGCCAGCGGGTACCGGACCTACCGCGCCGTCGACCGACAGGTCGTCGAGGGCACCCTGCGCGAGCTGTTCGCCGTCCACGACGGGGAGGTCGTCGTCCACTCCTGCGCCCCCGAAGTCCCCTTCGGACTGCTCCGGCGCGCCGGCGCCACGGGCGTGTCGTTCGATTTCTCCCTGCTCACCGAGCGCGAGGACGACGCCATCGGGGAGGCCGTCGAGGACGGTGCGAAACTCTTCGTCGGAGTGGTGCCCGGCACCGACGCCCCGTTGTCGGACCCGGGGGGTAGCGTCATGGGTGTCAGGAAGCTTTGGCGCAGGCTGGGACTGGCCCCGGGGACCCTCGCGGACTCCGTCGTGGTCACTCCGTCGTGCGGTCTGGCGGGCGCCTCGCCCGCCTACGCCCGCGCGGTGCAGGCCCACTGCGTCAGGGCGGCGAGGTCGCTCGCCGACAACCCTGAGTGACGGATCAGACGGGCCACGGGAGGACACGGCATGGCAGCCGAACAGAAGCAGGCCGGCGGCGAGTCGGCGGTGCCGGCGGCGGTGCGCGAACAGCACGCGCTGCTCGCCGAGCAGGTCGAGGAGCACCGCTTCCGGTACTACGTGAACGACCAGCCGGTCGTCAGCGACGCCGAGTTCGACACGCTGCTGCGCTCGCTGGAGGCACTCGAAGAGGAGTACTCGGAGCTGCGCACCCCCGACTCGCCGACCCAGAAGGTCGCCGGGGCGTACGAGACGGACTTCGCGTCCGTCGTCCACCGGGAACGGATGCTCTCCCTCGACAACGCCTTCGACGACGAGGAACTCGCGGCCTGGGCCGAGCGGGTGGCCCGGGACGCGAACACCTCCGACTACCACTACCTGTGCGAGTTGAAGGTGGACGGCCTCGCCGTCAACCTCACCTACGAGAACGGCCGGCTCACCCGCGCCGCCACCCGCGGCGACGGCCGCACCGGTGAGGACATCACACCCAACGTGCGCACCATCGCCGAGATCCCCGACCGGCTGAGCGGCGACCGCATCCCGGCCCTCGTGGAGATCCGCGGCGAGGTCTACTTCCCGATGGACAAGTTCGAGGAGCTCAACGCCCGGCTCGTCGAGACCGAGGGCAAGCCCTTCGCCAACCCGCGCAACGCTGCGGCCGGTTCGCTCCGCCAGAAGGACCCGAAGATCACCGCCACTCGGCCGCTGCACATGGTCGTGCACGGCATCGGCGCGCGCGAGGGCTTCGACATCGACAACCTCTCGCACGCCTACGACCTGCTCCGCGAGTGGGGCCTGCCGACCGCCGAGCACAACAAGGTGGTCTCCACCCTGGCGGAAGTGCGCGAGTTCATCGCCCACTTCGGCGAGAACCGGCACTCCGTCGCGCACGAGATCGACGGCGTGGTCGTCAAGCTCGACGAGATCCCGCTCCAGGGCCGGCTCGGGTCGACGGCGCGCGCGCCGCGCTGGGCCATCGCCTGGAAGTACGCCCCCGAAGAGGTCAACACCAAGCTCATCGACATCAAGGTCGGCGTCGGCCGCACCGGGCGCGTGACCCCGTACGCGCAGGTGGAGCCGGTGACGGTGGCCGGGTCGGAGGTCGAGTTCGCGACCCTGCACAACCAGGAGGTCGTCAAGGCCAAGGGCGTCTTCATCGGCGACACCGTGGTCCTGCGCAAGGCCGGCGACGTCATCCCCGAGATCCTCGGCCCGGTGGTCGACCTGCGGGACGGCAGCGAGCGGGAGTTCGTGATGCCGAGCGAGTGCCCCGAGTGCGGGACCCCGCTGCGGCCCATGAAGGAGGGGGACATCGATCTCCGCTGCCCCAACGGGCAGACCTGCCCCGCCCAGTTGCGCGAGCGGCTCTTCTACCTCGGCGGCCGGCAGTGCCTGGACATCGAGAACTTCGGCGCGGTGGCCGCCGCCGCGCTCACCAACCCGCTGGAGCCGGCCGAGCCGCCCCTGCGCGACGAGGGCGACCTGTTCGGCCTCACCATCGAGGACATCCTGCCCATCAAGGCATACGTCCTCGACCAGGACAGCGGACTGCCCAAGCGGGATCCGAAGACCGGCGAGGAGAAGATCGTCACGGTCTTCGCGAACCAGAAGGGCGAGCCGAAGAAGAACGCCCTGGCCATGCTGGAGAACATCGCCGCCGCCAAGGACCGCCCGCTGGCCCGCGTCATCAACGGCCTGTCGATCCGTCACGTAGGACCCGTCGCCGCCGAGGCGCTGGCCCGCGAGTTCCGTTCGATCGAGCGCATCGAGCAGGCCACCGAGGAGGAACTGGCCGCCACCGACGGGGTCGGCGCCATCATCGCGGCGTCCCTCAAGGAATGGTTCGCCGTCGACTGGCACCAGGAGATCCTGCGCAAGTGGCGCGAGGCCGGCGTCCGGATGGAGGAGGAGGGTTCCGGCGAGGAGGAGGGCCCCAGACCCCTGGAGGGCCTGACCGTCGTCGTCACCGGCACCCTGGCGAACCACACCCGGGACGGCGCCAAGGAGGCCCTGCAGAGCCGGGGAGCCAAGGTCACCGGCTCCGTGTCGAAGAAGACCTCCTTCGTCGTGGTCGGCGAGAACCCGGGCTCCAAGTACGACAACGCCGTGAAGTTGAAGCTCGCCATCCTCGACGACGCCGGATTCGAGGTGCTCCTGGAACGGGGGCCGGACGCCGCGCGCGAGGCGGCGCTCCCCGTGGACGGGGCCACGGAAACGGAGTAACGCACGAAGGGAAGTCCTTCCGGGGGACGGGCGAGGGCCAACGGATGCGTGGCGTGCGGCCGTCCGGGCGGGCGCACGCCGGGCGTGGCCATCGGTGCCAAAAGGCCGGTACAGGGCCGGCGGCAGGGCGGTGACCTGTCGGATCATCGGATCGAGGACCGGAAGAGCCTGGTCCAAACTCACCCGTTCGGCGGATACCGTACTGATGAGGATGGCTGGGTCGCATTCGGGCAACCACCGCCGACCGCTGCCCCTGGGACCCTCCGGCGTCCTACTGTTGTGGAGTGCGCCCGTCGCGCACGGCCGCGTGACGTGCTGCCGGCCGTGACGGCACGACATCGGGGCCATCGCGTGACATCGGCATCGCCGGCTGTGAGAGGGACGGGCATGAAACCCACCGAAAGCGCCGACCCGTCACCCGAATTCGGCGGGGAACCCCCGCCCGAGCGGACGGGACGGTTCGGGCTCCTGGGTGCCAGGACGCCGGACACCCGCCCGCTCGACACCGGAGCGGGCCGCAAAGGGCAGGACGGCAAGGGACGGCCCGTCCGCACGACCCTGCCGCTCATCATCGTCGGCCTGTCCGTCGTGGTCCTCGCCGCCGGCATCGCCTCCACCCTGAGCGACCGTCAGGCGCTCTTCCCCGGCGGCACGGTGGGCTGGGCGCTCGCCCTGCTGACCGGCATCATCGTCGGCCACCTCGTCGCGTTGGGCCGCGACCGCTGGTGGGGCGGCACCGGCTCGGGCGCCGCGCTCACCCTCGCCGTCCTCGTCCTCTACGGATGGGTGCCCGCGGGCCTCGTCTCCCTGGCCGTGGTCTCACTGGTCGGGGCCGCGCGCCGGCACCGCTGGCGGCAGGGCCTGCTCCACGGATCCGTCGACATCCTCGGCATCGTCGCCGGGGCTCTCGTCCTCGGCGCCTTCGGCGACCATCCGACGGTCGAGATCCCCTGGCAGCCCACCACCTGGGGGCCGGAGGCCATCCCGGAGGTCATCCTCGTCGCCCTCGCCTACCTGGCGGTCACCCGCCTCCTGCTGTGGGCCTCCCTCTCCCCGCGCGGCGGCGGACTGCCCACCGTCGCCCGCACCGCCCTGCTCCGACAGGCGCTCGTCGCCGCCGCCCTGCTGGGGATCGCCCCGCTGATCTGCGTCGTCGCCGTCTCGCAGCCCGTGCTGCTGCCCTTGTTCGCCGTACCGCTCATCGCACTGGACTCCACGCTGTGGATCGCCCGTGCCCGCGCCGAAGAACAACTGCGCGACCCGCTGACGGGGCTGCCCAACCGGCAATGGCTGCTGGAGCGCGCCTGGTCGGCGCTGGACGAGGCGGAACGACTCGGCACCCGGGCCGCCCTCGTGCTGATCGACCTCGACCGCTTCCGGGCCGTCAACGACACCCTCGGCCACCTCGCCGGCGACCGGCTGCTCCTCCAGATCGCCGACCGGCTGCGCCAGGCCCTGCCCCAGGACGCGGAGGTCGCCCGACTCGGCGGCGACGAGTTCGCCGTACTGCTGCCCGTCGCGGACTCCACCACCAGCGCCCAGCGGGTCGCCCGGCACCTGGTGGCCGAGCTCGGCTCCCCCCTCGACCTGGACGGGCTCACGCTCGTCCTGGAGGCCAGCGCCGGCCTCGCCGTGTTCCCCGACCACGCGCTGGACGCCGAAGGACTGCTGCGCCGCGCCGACGTCGCCATGTACCAGGCCAAACGGGACCGGACGGGCGTCGAGGTCTACGAGTCCAAACGCGACAGCAACACGCCCGACCGGCTCGGCCTCCTCGGCGACCTGCGGCGCGCCCTCGACGCGGGCGAGGTGGAACTGCACTACCAGCCGAAGGTCCGCTTCGACGGACAGGTTGCCGG
This region of Streptomyces sp. NBC_00513 genomic DNA includes:
- the mnmA gene encoding tRNA 2-thiouridine(34) synthase MnmA yields the protein MTENLPRTARPLRVLAAMSGGVDSAVAAARAVEAGHDVTGVHLALSANPQSFRTGARGCCTIEDSRDARRAADVIGIPFYVWDLAERFREDVVEDFISEYEAGRTPNPCLRCNEKIKFAALLDKALALGFDAVCTGHYATVVLNDDGARELHRASDMAKDQSYVLGVLDEKQLAHALFPLGDTLTTKEEIRAEAERRGLAVAKKPDSHDICFIADGDTQGFLANRLGKAEGDIVDESGEKVGTHEGAFGFTIGQRKGLRIGHPAADGKPRYVLDISPVNNTVTVGPVEALDVGALTAIRPRWCGSTAAAPGTYTAQLRAHGGETEVFAELVDDELRVSFTEPVRGVAPGQAIVLYDGTRVVGSATIATTERTSAAV
- a CDS encoding NADP-dependent oxidoreductase; protein product: MRAVVVSQWGGPEVLVEREIERPEPGMGEVLVRVRAAGVNPVDWKTRESGGLIPWGPVPAVGWDVSGTVEAVGPGVTLYRVGDEVYGMPRFPQQAGAYAEYVTAPARHFARKPASLDHVEAAALPLAALTAWQALVDTAGVSAGQRVLVHAAAGGVGHLAVQIAKARGAYVIGTASAAKHALLRDLGADEVIDYRTADFEDVVSDIDVVIDTMGGDHGQRSLKVLKPGGHLVTLPGPDGLPADAEGVHATWLLVEPDLKGLEGIAALVEQGLLKPLVDTVLPLEQAAKAHEIGERGRTTGKIVLTVA
- a CDS encoding GlxA family transcriptional regulator is translated as MHRIAVLALEGVPPFELGIPSRVFGNAHDDAGAPLYEVTVCTADGLPVTSDAGFTVGVAAGPEALAAADTVVIPPTHAMDDLAHGAPLSPALAAAIAGIRPGTRLVSICTGSYVLAAAGLLDGRPATTHWLHAPEFQRAFPRVRLDEEVLFVDDGDVLTSAGVAAGVDLCLYLIRQDHGTAVANRAARLCVVPPWRDGGQAQYIDRPVPEPTVATTTATRAWALERLSEPIALAELADHARMSLRTFTRRFRDEVGMTPVQWLTVQRLELARHLLESSDLSVDLVAHRAGFGSGNSLRQHMRTALGISPIAYRRTFRPALAEA
- a CDS encoding DUF1330 domain-containing protein, whose product is MTAYALAHLRPAPMNDEILRYIERIQTTMDPFGGRFLVHDRQVEVKEGPFPGAVVLISFPDMDRARAWYDSPAYQAILPLRTDNIPGETILVDGVAPDYDAGLTAAHWREALGL
- a CDS encoding SDR family oxidoreductase, whose protein sequence is MATHLITGAGSGIGAAVANRLHARGDDLVLLARDAARGKQLVERFPGAGVLVGDLADPDRLSWAFSKQAIPERIDSLLHIAGIVDLGPVGELRPKTWHQQLNVNLIAPAEVTRLLLPTLRASHATIVFVNSGAGLQAHADWSAYAASKHGLKALADSLREEERANGIRVTSVYPGRTASPMQAKVHSQEGKEYDAAAWIDPESVATTVVMAVDLPRDAEVKDLSVRPGR
- a CDS encoding methionine synthase, whose protein sequence is MSANATGVGSLPGGDAREAAKTVTGSFEEFPYLAELPARGPGADMIGRSLGLLVDMYAHVEPSGWRISDRPGRDSKRARSWLGEDLDALEEFTQGYTGKLKIQAVGPWTLATALELHGGEAVLQDAGACRDLAGSLAEGLREHLADVRKRIPGAEVVLQFDEPSLTSVLLGRVRSASGYRTYRAVDRQVVEGTLRELFAVHDGEVVVHSCAPEVPFGLLRRAGATGVSFDFSLLTEREDDAIGEAVEDGAKLFVGVVPGTDAPLSDPGGSVMGVRKLWRRLGLAPGTLADSVVVTPSCGLAGASPAYARAVQAHCVRAARSLADNPE
- the ligA gene encoding NAD-dependent DNA ligase LigA codes for the protein MAAEQKQAGGESAVPAAVREQHALLAEQVEEHRFRYYVNDQPVVSDAEFDTLLRSLEALEEEYSELRTPDSPTQKVAGAYETDFASVVHRERMLSLDNAFDDEELAAWAERVARDANTSDYHYLCELKVDGLAVNLTYENGRLTRAATRGDGRTGEDITPNVRTIAEIPDRLSGDRIPALVEIRGEVYFPMDKFEELNARLVETEGKPFANPRNAAAGSLRQKDPKITATRPLHMVVHGIGAREGFDIDNLSHAYDLLREWGLPTAEHNKVVSTLAEVREFIAHFGENRHSVAHEIDGVVVKLDEIPLQGRLGSTARAPRWAIAWKYAPEEVNTKLIDIKVGVGRTGRVTPYAQVEPVTVAGSEVEFATLHNQEVVKAKGVFIGDTVVLRKAGDVIPEILGPVVDLRDGSEREFVMPSECPECGTPLRPMKEGDIDLRCPNGQTCPAQLRERLFYLGGRQCLDIENFGAVAAAALTNPLEPAEPPLRDEGDLFGLTIEDILPIKAYVLDQDSGLPKRDPKTGEEKIVTVFANQKGEPKKNALAMLENIAAAKDRPLARVINGLSIRHVGPVAAEALAREFRSIERIEQATEEELAATDGVGAIIAASLKEWFAVDWHQEILRKWREAGVRMEEEGSGEEEGPRPLEGLTVVVTGTLANHTRDGAKEALQSRGAKVTGSVSKKTSFVVVGENPGSKYDNAVKLKLAILDDAGFEVLLERGPDAAREAALPVDGATETE
- a CDS encoding putative bifunctional diguanylate cyclase/phosphodiesterase; this translates as MGARTPDTRPLDTGAGRKGQDGKGRPVRTTLPLIIVGLSVVVLAAGIASTLSDRQALFPGGTVGWALALLTGIIVGHLVALGRDRWWGGTGSGAALTLAVLVLYGWVPAGLVSLAVVSLVGAARRHRWRQGLLHGSVDILGIVAGALVLGAFGDHPTVEIPWQPTTWGPEAIPEVILVALAYLAVTRLLLWASLSPRGGGLPTVARTALLRQALVAAALLGIAPLICVVAVSQPVLLPLFAVPLIALDSTLWIARARAEEQLRDPLTGLPNRQWLLERAWSALDEAERLGTRAALVLIDLDRFRAVNDTLGHLAGDRLLLQIADRLRQALPQDAEVARLGGDEFAVLLPVADSTTSAQRVARHLVAELGSPLDLDGLTLVLEASAGLAVFPDHALDAEGLLRRADVAMYQAKRDRTGVEVYESKRDSNTPDRLGLLGDLRRALDAGEVELHYQPKVRFDGQVAGLEALVRWVHPERGRVSPDEFIAIAETSGLMPHLTEYVLETALAQVARWRAQGLKVPVAVNVSPRDVHTPGFAGAVAARLARHGVPASGLQLEITEHVLLEDPQRAADTMAGLTGHGVKMSLDDFGTGYSSLVHLRRLPVSELKIDRSFVARLAVDAQDAEIVRCTVDLAHSLGLLVVAEGVEDDETWERLRDLGCDAVQGWLVAAAMPPQEATAWLLARGERGWRRPADITAELAAAAAAETQAS